One window of Saccharopolyspora phatthalungensis genomic DNA carries:
- a CDS encoding ESX secretion-associated protein EspG, with protein sequence MTTRPDFVLSAAEFDLIYGALGLGRVPFPLEVPSLGATMEQRSELAAEAFRAVADRGLAEGDRLDSRLAELLRLLGDHLTSVDVVGHIEQPVRALAAVDKRAGVLAQLVADELWFTEIRPTALATSVVGVLPPNEPGPLRAISLPYELLANALDEDDEDPFGGDLDDEMALTRAGLSAQDAATLTELANTRQAGGQFGVSHRSTRASTLVNWFDTHQGRYLMVSADSWLSIAPADNQRIERRLDDVVSAAN encoded by the coding sequence ATGACAACCAGGCCGGACTTCGTGTTGTCCGCCGCCGAGTTCGACCTCATCTACGGCGCACTCGGGCTGGGGCGCGTTCCGTTCCCGCTGGAGGTGCCCAGCCTCGGGGCGACGATGGAGCAGCGCTCCGAACTCGCCGCCGAGGCGTTCCGGGCGGTGGCCGATCGCGGCCTCGCGGAGGGGGACCGGCTCGATTCCAGGTTGGCGGAGCTGCTCCGGTTGCTCGGGGATCACCTCACCTCGGTGGACGTGGTAGGTCACATCGAGCAGCCGGTGCGGGCCCTGGCGGCCGTCGACAAGCGTGCCGGCGTGCTCGCGCAGCTGGTGGCCGACGAGCTGTGGTTCACCGAAATTCGCCCCACGGCGCTGGCTACGTCGGTCGTTGGCGTACTGCCGCCCAACGAACCCGGGCCGTTGCGGGCGATTTCGCTGCCCTACGAACTGCTGGCGAACGCGCTCGACGAGGACGACGAGGACCCCTTCGGCGGCGACCTCGACGACGAGATGGCGCTGACCAGGGCGGGGCTGTCCGCCCAGGACGCCGCGACGCTGACCGAGCTGGCGAACACCCGCCAAGCTGGCGGGCAGTTCGGCGTCTCACACCGGTCCACCCGGGCGTCGACGCTGGTCAACTGGTTCGACACCCACCAGGGCCGGTACCTGATGGTCAGCGCGGACTCCTGGCTCAGCATCGCGCCGGCCGACAACCAGCGCATCGAGCGCCGCCTTGACGACGTCGTCTCCGCAGCGAACTGA
- a CDS encoding BTAD domain-containing putative transcriptional regulator, translating into MKSPRHKHYAGYDHTRRQRYPNAAPTPRGSGRAHLLTRRLFSMKASRMFLPDGGAPMRIRLLGSVELLRADGSIARIGAAKRRSVLASLALKLNQIVSVDRLIDVVWDGQPPPKAKAALQGHVAQLRKVLGDGVEIVTRSPGYQLLADRTLLDVTRFEDLVAEARNASDADAVELLRAALALRRGPPLADVPAERLRREASAWLAESVVTTVHELARRLHRLGHAAEGIGLLQEAVKMQPLREPLVELLVLSLHQADRQAEALEVYHDTRTRLADELGVDPGAGLQRAFHIVLNAADEPKPAAVPSQLPRENRGFVGRDAELAQLDKTRDGAIAILTGPAGAGKTALALRWANRVCADFRDGHLFLDLRGFDEAEPVEPGQALGGFLRALGVPDAQVPDDLNERAALYRSVLAGRKVLVVLDNARSATQVRPLLPGTSGCAVLVSSRSRLDDLAATEGAVRVPVSALSQDAAVTVLRLALGADRVSAEPEAAAELAELCDRLPLALRIAAARAASHPRSTVRSLVDTLSDEHHRLSRLSLPDSGTGIRTALTRSYERLDAASARLFRLLGEHPGTDIDCFAAAALAGATVRENQGRLESLVALHLLHETGASRYGRADLVRLYTAAVAPEEPAAERDAAINRLLDYYLHTADRALRFVTDSGWRPRMRVAHPPAEFPELATAQAALSWFRAEETNLHHALALASARGQQERTCRLALCLERFHHHVGDLAAQTEVARRGLAAARELGNARAQEIFSIRIGENPVQ; encoded by the coding sequence ATGAAATCCCCCAGACACAAGCATTACGCCGGATATGATCACACCCGCCGCCAACGCTACCCCAACGCCGCACCAACCCCTAGGGGCAGCGGGCGCGCTCACCTACTCACCCGACGGCTTTTCTCGATGAAGGCAAGTAGGATGTTTCTTCCGGATGGCGGGGCGCCGATGCGGATTCGATTGCTTGGATCCGTGGAATTGCTGCGGGCAGACGGAAGCATCGCAAGGATTGGTGCCGCCAAACGGCGTAGCGTATTGGCCTCGTTGGCCCTCAAACTTAATCAGATCGTTTCCGTGGACCGGCTGATCGACGTCGTGTGGGACGGCCAGCCACCGCCCAAAGCAAAAGCCGCGCTGCAGGGCCACGTTGCCCAGCTGCGAAAGGTTCTCGGCGACGGCGTGGAAATCGTCACACGTTCTCCCGGCTATCAGTTGCTCGCGGACCGCACGCTGCTCGACGTGACGAGGTTCGAGGATCTGGTCGCCGAAGCCAGGAACGCCTCCGACGCCGACGCGGTCGAGCTACTGCGCGCCGCGCTGGCTCTGCGCCGCGGTCCGCCCCTGGCCGACGTCCCGGCGGAGCGGCTGCGCCGCGAGGCATCGGCCTGGCTGGCCGAGTCGGTGGTCACCACGGTGCACGAACTGGCCCGGCGGCTGCACCGACTCGGCCACGCCGCTGAGGGGATCGGCCTGCTCCAGGAGGCCGTCAAGATGCAGCCGCTGCGGGAACCTCTGGTGGAACTTCTGGTGCTAAGCCTGCACCAGGCGGATCGGCAGGCCGAGGCGCTCGAGGTCTACCACGACACGCGAACCCGCCTCGCCGACGAGTTGGGCGTCGACCCAGGGGCCGGTTTGCAGCGGGCCTTCCACATCGTGCTCAACGCAGCGGACGAACCGAAACCAGCCGCTGTTCCCTCGCAACTGCCCAGGGAGAACAGGGGTTTCGTCGGACGCGACGCCGAACTTGCGCAGTTGGACAAAACCCGCGACGGCGCGATCGCGATCCTCACCGGGCCCGCAGGCGCCGGCAAGACCGCACTCGCGCTGCGCTGGGCGAACCGGGTGTGCGCGGATTTCCGGGATGGGCACCTGTTCCTCGACCTCCGGGGCTTCGACGAGGCGGAGCCGGTGGAGCCGGGCCAGGCGCTCGGTGGATTCCTCCGCGCGCTCGGTGTGCCCGACGCGCAGGTTCCCGACGACCTCAACGAACGCGCCGCGTTGTACCGCTCGGTGCTGGCCGGCCGCAAGGTGCTGGTGGTCCTCGACAACGCGCGCTCTGCGACGCAGGTCCGCCCGCTGCTGCCCGGCACCTCCGGCTGCGCTGTGCTGGTGTCGAGCCGGAGCCGGCTAGACGACCTGGCGGCCACCGAAGGCGCGGTCCGGGTGCCGGTCTCGGCATTGAGCCAGGATGCGGCGGTCACCGTGCTCAGGCTGGCCCTCGGCGCCGATCGGGTCTCCGCCGAGCCGGAGGCGGCGGCGGAGCTGGCGGAGCTGTGCGATCGGCTGCCGCTGGCACTGCGGATTGCCGCCGCCCGCGCCGCCAGTCATCCGCGCAGCACGGTCCGGTCGTTGGTCGACACCCTTTCCGACGAGCACCACCGGCTGTCCAGGCTTTCGCTGCCGGATTCCGGCACGGGCATCCGCACCGCGCTGACCCGGAGTTACGAGCGGCTCGACGCGGCGTCGGCCCGGCTGTTCCGGCTGCTGGGCGAGCACCCCGGCACCGACATCGACTGCTTCGCCGCCGCCGCGCTAGCGGGCGCCACGGTCCGGGAGAACCAGGGCCGGTTGGAGAGCCTGGTGGCGCTCCACCTGTTGCACGAGACTGGAGCCAGCCGCTACGGGAGGGCCGATTTAGTCCGGCTCTACACCGCCGCGGTCGCGCCGGAGGAGCCCGCAGCCGAACGGGACGCCGCGATCAACCGGCTGCTCGACTACTACCTGCACACTGCGGACCGTGCTCTGCGGTTCGTCACGGATTCGGGATGGCGGCCCAGAATGCGGGTCGCGCACCCACCCGCCGAGTTCCCCGAACTGGCAACGGCGCAGGCGGCACTGAGCTGGTTCCGTGCCGAGGAGACCAACCTGCACCACGCGCTCGCGCTGGCGTCGGCGCGCGGACAGCAGGAACGTACGTGCCGGCTGGCGCTGTGCCTGGAGCGCTTCCACCACCACGTCGGTGATCTCGCCGCGCAGACCGAGGTGGCGCGGCGCGGTCTGGCCGCCGCGCGCGAGCTGGGCAACGCGCGGGCGCAGGAGATTTTCTCCATCCGCATCGGTGAGAACCCGGTCCAGTAG
- a CDS encoding PPE domain-containing protein: MTQGTAGPDADFVLTETQNWASRSHRELYDAVHTENEPGRVGQLADEWNKLSREFGDAAQLMAERLRATETGWQGRAADSARAAIHQLAEWNSDAGTTAGALAERISTQGRVMEAAKAEMPEPLEGAQQSLNLVAAVTFASGNLQAFAKACSDMKVVQERATAAHQQAVEVMTRMEDRSRTIDGDTPRFTPPPNPVQTRTSPMLRGTPRTTPGIPLSPRHEGTTPAAAPESGGSVSEPQRLDPRVNADHAPSAGQPAAVSPSGWSGGDQTGPGGTGSPDAPPRTFAAPDPTVADSPSVRTRHGGPQPADCPPSNTSPQSTTPSSVPNIQPSHIGDDRMQPLRPYQVPDGVPVGGPGGSPPSQPFIVGTRTSWRGQVPQIPPTGGPGGDSPSRPGIGGGSGPGAGGGPGASRPGIGGGPGASRPGIGGGSGVSGSGFGGGSGSGGAGSRGGPAGLGGSAGPGGSSGVGPGGASGTGRGGEGAFGGRGSAGGPGQAGMAGGGGMSQGGAQRGRSGEEDKERTSKYVEGGPIVEVPGAELPPPVIGEGKRKKQDQG, from the coding sequence ATGACCCAGGGAACAGCTGGTCCTGATGCTGACTTCGTGCTGACCGAGACGCAGAACTGGGCCTCGCGCAGCCATCGCGAGCTCTACGACGCGGTGCACACCGAAAACGAACCCGGCCGGGTGGGGCAGCTGGCCGACGAGTGGAACAAGCTGAGCCGTGAGTTCGGCGATGCCGCCCAGCTGATGGCGGAGCGGCTGCGGGCCACCGAGACGGGGTGGCAGGGCCGGGCCGCCGACTCGGCTCGGGCGGCGATCCACCAGTTGGCCGAGTGGAACTCGGACGCCGGGACGACCGCGGGTGCGCTTGCCGAACGGATCTCGACGCAGGGCCGGGTCATGGAGGCCGCGAAGGCCGAGATGCCCGAACCGCTCGAGGGTGCCCAACAGTCGCTCAATCTCGTGGCGGCCGTGACCTTCGCCTCCGGAAACCTGCAAGCCTTCGCCAAGGCCTGCTCTGACATGAAGGTCGTCCAGGAGCGGGCAACCGCCGCCCACCAGCAGGCGGTCGAAGTGATGACGCGGATGGAGGACCGGTCCCGCACCATCGACGGCGACACTCCGCGGTTCACGCCCCCGCCGAACCCAGTGCAGACCCGGACGTCGCCCATGCTCAGAGGCACGCCCAGAACCACGCCGGGCATTCCTTTGTCGCCGCGGCACGAGGGGACCACCCCGGCTGCCGCGCCGGAATCAGGGGGCAGCGTTTCGGAACCCCAGCGGTTGGACCCGAGGGTGAATGCCGATCACGCACCGTCGGCCGGACAACCGGCCGCGGTTTCCCCCTCTGGGTGGTCCGGTGGCGATCAGACAGGTCCGGGCGGCACCGGTTCGCCGGATGCGCCGCCGCGGACGTTCGCGGCACCAGATCCGACCGTCGCTGACTCACCTTCCGTGCGTACCCGCCACGGCGGGCCGCAGCCCGCGGATTGCCCGCCCAGCAATACGTCACCCCAAAGCACTACTCCCTCCTCCGTCCCGAATATCCAGCCGTCCCACATTGGCGACGACAGGATGCAGCCGCTGCGGCCGTACCAGGTGCCAGACGGCGTCCCCGTCGGCGGACCGGGCGGGAGTCCGCCCAGTCAGCCCTTTATTGTTGGGACGCGCACAAGTTGGCGGGGCCAGGTCCCGCAAATCCCGCCAACCGGCGGACCGGGCGGCGACAGCCCGTCCCGCCCGGGCATTGGCGGTGGTTCCGGTCCGGGCGCTGGCGGTGGTCCCGGCGCGTCGCGCCCGGGCATCGGCGGTGGTCCCGGCGCGTCGCGCCCGGGCATCGGCGGTGGTTCCGGCGTGTCCGGCTCGGGCTTTGGCGGTGGTTCCGGATCTGGTGGTGCCGGCTCGCGCGGCGGCCCTGCTGGGCTGGGCGGTTCTGCTGGCCCCGGCGGCTCGTCCGGCGTGGGCCCCGGCGGCGCGTCGGGTACCGGCCGCGGCGGCGAGGGCGCATTCGGCGGTCGCGGATCGGCCGGAGGCCCCGGTCAGGCCGGAATGGCGGGCGGCGGCGGGATGTCGCAGGGCGGGGCGCAGCGCGGCCGCAGCGGCGAGGAAGACAAGGAACGCACCAGCAAGTACGTCGAGGGCGGGCCGATCGTGGAGGTCCCGGGCGCCGAGTTGCCGCCGCCGGTGATCGGCGAAGGCAAGCGGAAGAAGCAGGACCAGGGATGA
- a CDS encoding SGNH/GDSL hydrolase family protein, protein MTSQPGRLAQLGSALAATAALLAPTAHAADEFEYVAMGDSAAAGPLTPHPDPNLLCFRSRVNYPRVAAELLGAKLTDVTCSGADISDLSGRQHGIMPPQYDALSARTDLVTITIGGNDVDLVPAAVSCVNLFPEPIGSSCAAKFTAGGRDELAERIRVLAPRFDEVLTQIKRKAPNAEIMVVGYGTYVRPGGCYPRQPMWARDADYIQSNVDKLSAMLGARAKAHGAEFVDLGPVSKGHDACAAPADKYYEGILPTSVAAPMHPNAKGMRVFGKAVAEAVAEAAPYSAS, encoded by the coding sequence GTGACATCCCAGCCCGGCCGTCTCGCCCAGCTCGGTTCCGCTCTCGCCGCGACGGCGGCGCTGCTCGCGCCCACCGCGCATGCGGCCGACGAGTTCGAATACGTCGCGATGGGCGACTCCGCGGCCGCCGGGCCGCTCACGCCGCACCCGGACCCGAACCTGCTTTGCTTCCGCTCCAGGGTGAACTACCCGCGGGTGGCCGCCGAGTTGCTCGGCGCCAAGCTGACCGATGTCACCTGCTCGGGCGCGGACATCTCGGACCTCAGCGGCAGGCAGCACGGGATCATGCCGCCGCAATACGACGCCCTCAGCGCCCGCACCGACCTGGTGACCATCACCATCGGCGGCAACGACGTCGACCTGGTGCCCGCGGCGGTTTCCTGCGTGAACCTGTTTCCGGAGCCGATCGGCTCGTCCTGCGCGGCCAAGTTCACCGCGGGTGGCAGGGACGAACTGGCGGAGCGGATCAGGGTGCTCGCGCCGCGCTTCGACGAGGTCCTCACCCAGATCAAGCGCAAGGCACCGAACGCCGAGATCATGGTCGTCGGCTACGGCACCTACGTCCGCCCGGGCGGTTGCTACCCGAGGCAACCGATGTGGGCCCGCGATGCGGACTACATCCAGTCCAACGTGGACAAATTGAGCGCGATGCTCGGTGCGCGGGCGAAGGCCCACGGCGCGGAGTTCGTCGACCTGGGCCCGGTGAGCAAGGGCCACGACGCTTGCGCGGCACCGGCGGACAAGTACTACGAGGGCATCCTCCCGACCTCGGTGGCGGCCCCGATGCACCCGAACGCCAAGGGCATGCGCGTCTTCGGGAAAGCCGTCGCTGAAGCGGTCGCCGAAGCCGCACCCTACTCGGCGTCCTGA
- a CDS encoding YbaB/EbfC family nucleoid-associated protein, with protein sequence MPGENQGGFAAIGADPDEAERRIQQWAQGFADKARRYQEVQEQTDQLRLTAASPDGRIKVTVRADGSVTDLAFTDKVRSMAPAELATQILATMHRAQSDIASRVGETMAAHLGDEDQQTRSMMLDNLRERFPEQPTEPESSAESSEWGLQEDEVEDDGQKAPKPPPTAPPAPPTARPAPPTARPAQPRRPRFEDEDDDFGPDFDPLRD encoded by the coding sequence ATGCCGGGCGAAAACCAAGGCGGGTTCGCCGCGATCGGGGCGGATCCCGACGAGGCCGAGCGGCGGATCCAGCAGTGGGCGCAGGGGTTCGCCGACAAGGCCCGGCGGTACCAGGAGGTGCAGGAGCAGACCGATCAGCTGCGGCTGACCGCGGCCAGTCCGGATGGTCGCATCAAGGTGACCGTCCGCGCCGATGGCAGCGTGACGGACCTGGCGTTCACGGACAAGGTCCGCTCAATGGCGCCGGCCGAGCTCGCCACGCAGATCCTGGCCACCATGCACCGGGCGCAGTCCGACATCGCGAGCCGGGTCGGCGAGACGATGGCCGCGCACCTCGGCGACGAGGACCAGCAAACGCGCTCGATGATGCTGGACAACCTGCGCGAGCGGTTTCCCGAGCAGCCGACGGAGCCCGAATCGTCGGCGGAGTCCTCGGAGTGGGGCCTCCAGGAGGACGAGGTCGAGGACGATGGGCAGAAGGCTCCGAAACCGCCGCCGACGGCTCCTCCCGCGCCGCCCACGGCGCGTCCTGCGCCGCCCACCGCGCGTCCCGCGCAGCCGAGGCGGCCCCGGTTCGAAGACGAGGACGACGACTTCGGTCCCGACTTCGACCCCCTGCGGGACTGA
- a CDS encoding type VII secretion target gives MTFEVHVEELTAHASHLDGLTDRLATAVSAAETVSMSDEAYGLLCSFLPPIVNPMEEEGMNALRAAQEGVSTTADNVRKTAEQYSETDDGSAQSLGQLREAVQVRGDAVALRGVPPVGPAGGGMTGFRRGTAAPESE, from the coding sequence ATGACTTTCGAGGTCCACGTCGAGGAACTGACCGCCCACGCGAGCCATCTGGACGGCCTGACCGACCGGTTGGCTACCGCGGTCTCGGCCGCCGAGACCGTGAGCATGTCCGACGAGGCGTACGGACTGCTGTGCTCGTTCCTGCCGCCGATCGTCAACCCGATGGAGGAGGAGGGGATGAACGCGCTGCGGGCCGCGCAGGAGGGCGTCAGCACCACTGCGGACAACGTGCGAAAAACAGCCGAGCAGTACTCGGAAACCGACGACGGGAGCGCGCAGTCGCTCGGCCAGTTGCGCGAGGCGGTCCAAGTGCGCGGCGACGCGGTCGCGTTGCGCGGGGTGCCGCCCGTCGGCCCTGCGGGCGGAGGGATGACCGGGTTTCGCCGTGGGACTGCTGCTCCGGAATCCGAGTAA